In a genomic window of Streptomyces koelreuteriae:
- a CDS encoding LacI family DNA-binding transcriptional regulator has protein sequence MARGSTRPTSRDVAQAAGVSQAAVSLVLGDKWRGRVSKTTAQRVREAARDLGYRPNLAARNLRLGRTRTVLLVVPALTTEFFAGVYTGAARVAAEHGFGVVLYPSPEGVGPARDPFASAQAALDGVIASSMAADALTAIRGDQLPLVMLDSDPAGSLGAATVNLDIADGVRQIAEHLLSLGHRRFLHLAADVPSWTFEVRARELASRLREVPGTSIRTARAPISIEGAVTATESALSLPGPRPTALVCDDDKLAAGAYKAIRRLGLRVPDDVSVTGLDDLALATAIDPELTTVRLDAELFGERGMRALLAVMEGRPPEAGDIPVTLVVRGSTAPPGLP, from the coding sequence GTGGCACGAGGCAGCACCCGCCCCACGAGCCGGGACGTCGCCCAGGCCGCCGGCGTCTCCCAGGCGGCGGTCTCCCTGGTCCTGGGCGACAAGTGGCGCGGCCGTGTCTCGAAGACGACGGCGCAGCGGGTCCGCGAGGCCGCCCGCGACCTCGGCTACCGCCCGAACCTGGCCGCCCGCAACCTGCGCCTGGGCCGCACCCGCACGGTCCTCCTGGTGGTCCCGGCCCTCACCACGGAGTTCTTCGCGGGCGTCTACACGGGCGCCGCCCGCGTCGCCGCCGAGCACGGTTTCGGCGTGGTCCTCTACCCCTCCCCCGAGGGCGTCGGCCCCGCCCGCGACCCCTTCGCCTCCGCCCAGGCCGCCCTGGACGGCGTGATCGCCTCCTCCATGGCCGCCGACGCGCTCACCGCGATCCGCGGGGACCAGCTGCCGCTGGTGATGCTGGACAGCGACCCTGCGGGGAGCCTGGGTGCGGCGACCGTGAATCTGGACATCGCCGACGGTGTCCGCCAGATCGCGGAACACCTGCTGTCCCTCGGCCACCGCCGCTTCCTCCATCTGGCGGCGGATGTACCGTCCTGGACCTTCGAGGTTCGGGCCCGGGAACTGGCGAGCCGGCTTCGCGAAGTCCCCGGTACGTCGATCCGCACGGCCCGCGCACCGATCTCCATCGAGGGCGCCGTGACCGCCACGGAGTCCGCCCTCTCACTCCCCGGTCCGCGCCCCACCGCCCTGGTCTGCGACGACGACAAACTGGCCGCCGGCGCGTACAAGGCGATCCGCCGCCTCGGCCTGCGCGTCCCGGACGACGTCTCGGTCACCGGCCTGGACGATCTGGCCCTGGCCACGGCGATCGACCCGGAGCTGACGACGGTCCGCCTGGACGCGGAACTCTTCGGAGAACGGGGCATGCGGGCCCTGCTGGCCGTCATGGAGGGCCGTCCCCCCGAGGCCGGTGACATCCCGGTGACGCTGGTCGTACGGGGCTCCACAGCACCACCAGGCCTGCCCTAG
- a CDS encoding MFS transporter translates to MATGYLEILRARHAARLLVGTLVGRLPNATGAIAILLFVRAEGGSYSLAGALAGMYGVANAVGQPVLGRLVDLRGQPRVQLPAAVLSGLAMAVFAFAGIGSLPVAYAAVAGAGLFTPPLEGGLRALWSSVLRKEDQVHTAYAMDAVAQEVMFTVGPLLVTLCVSLWSAQVALLVVNVVGVLGALSVAVSPPSRAWRSAPREAHWLGALRSAGLLALLAAFLFIGMALGSITVASVPYADAHGGDAVYGWMMAALGFGALVGGTVYGARQWAGEPARRLQVLVALLVVCYLPLLLMPDAVPMVALTALAGVFLAPAIACAFVLVDRHAPRGTVTEAFSWLVTTFTVGHSVGAGVAGPVVETGGALWGFAVPGVAGGVSLLVLAATGRVLAAPGGGGVVVSGSENDPNRAPEPRFSSGDRA, encoded by the coding sequence ATGGCTACGGGATACCTGGAGATCCTTCGGGCGCGGCATGCCGCCCGGCTGCTCGTCGGCACGCTCGTGGGCCGGCTGCCCAATGCCACCGGCGCCATCGCGATCCTGCTGTTCGTGCGGGCGGAAGGCGGTTCGTACAGCCTGGCGGGGGCGCTGGCGGGTATGTACGGCGTCGCCAACGCCGTGGGGCAGCCGGTGCTGGGCAGGCTCGTGGACCTGCGCGGGCAGCCGCGCGTGCAGTTGCCGGCGGCTGTGCTGTCGGGGCTCGCCATGGCCGTGTTCGCCTTCGCCGGGATCGGGTCGCTGCCGGTCGCCTATGCCGCCGTCGCGGGCGCGGGGCTCTTCACGCCGCCCCTGGAGGGCGGGCTGCGGGCCCTGTGGTCGTCGGTCCTCCGGAAGGAGGACCAGGTGCACACGGCGTACGCCATGGACGCCGTGGCCCAGGAGGTGATGTTCACCGTCGGGCCGCTGCTCGTGACGCTGTGCGTGTCCCTGTGGTCGGCCCAGGTCGCGCTGCTGGTGGTGAACGTGGTCGGGGTGCTGGGGGCGCTGTCCGTGGCAGTCTCGCCGCCCTCGCGTGCCTGGCGGTCGGCGCCGCGGGAGGCGCACTGGCTGGGCGCGCTGCGCTCGGCGGGGCTGCTGGCGCTGCTGGCGGCGTTCCTGTTCATCGGGATGGCGCTCGGATCCATCACCGTCGCCTCGGTGCCCTACGCCGACGCGCACGGCGGTGACGCCGTGTACGGCTGGATGATGGCGGCCCTGGGGTTCGGTGCGCTGGTCGGCGGCACCGTCTACGGGGCCCGGCAGTGGGCCGGTGAGCCCGCGCGGCGACTCCAGGTGCTGGTAGCCCTTCTGGTGGTGTGTTACCTGCCGCTGCTTCTGATGCCGGACGCGGTGCCCATGGTGGCGCTGACCGCGCTCGCCGGTGTCTTCCTCGCACCCGCCATCGCCTGCGCGTTCGTCCTGGTCGACCGTCATGCCCCGCGCGGCACGGTCACCGAGGCGTTCTCCTGGCTGGTGACCACGTTCACCGTGGGCCACTCGGTCGGAGCGGGCGTCGCGGGGCCCGTCGTGGAGACGGGCGGGGCCCTGTGGGGCTTCGCCGTGCCGGGTGTCGCGGGTGGCGTGTCCCTGCTGGTTTTGGCCGCCACAGGACGGGTACTCGCAGCTCCCGGCGGGGGAGGGGTTGTTGTGTCCGGTTCGGAAAATGATCCAAACCGTGCCCCCGAACCCCGTTTCAGTTCAGGGGATCGGGCGTAA